In Cololabis saira isolate AMF1-May2022 chromosome 1, fColSai1.1, whole genome shotgun sequence, the following proteins share a genomic window:
- the LOC133450699 gene encoding uncharacterized protein LOC133450699 encodes MAAPAPTASPLSCSVCEMFSYSSASFSEDGKCLKCSLFAGLEARLSQLEVRFGQLNHSPRASSANQAKLAADRPVAAERNRSPAAPEQPARQGSWVTVRRKTSLKGLTEHHHPLHLSNRFSPLSDTSVEKQTLVIGDSIVRHVKPTPETLVRCIPGARAGDIEANLKLLAKGNRKYGKVIINVGANDSRLRQSEVTRMNIVSVCNFAKTMSDSVGFSGPLPNLTSDDMFSRMLSLRRWLSQWCSENDVDFIDNWETFWGKPGLIRRDGIHPTRDGAALMSRNLANVVRHSP; translated from the coding sequence atggccgctccggctcccaccgcttcacctctttcctgctcagtgtgtgaaatgtttagttattcctctgcctcctttagtgaagacggtaagtgcttaaagtgtagcttatttgcagggctggaggcgaggctcagtcagttagaggtccggttcggccaactaaaccatagtccgagagcctcctcagctaaccaggctaagctagcggcggaccggcccgtagcagctgagcgtaaccgctcccctgcagctcccgagcagccggccaggcagggcagctgggtgacggttcggaggaagactagtcttaaagggctcacagaacaccaccacccgcttcatttgtctaaccgtttttccccactcagcgacacatctgttgagaaacagaccctggtgattggagactctattgtgagacatgtgaagccgactccagagaccttagttaggtgtatcccgggggccagagcgggcgacatagaagcaaatttgaagctactggcaaagggtaatcgtaaatatggtaaagttatcatcaatgtcggagctaatgactcccgtcttcgccaatcggaagtaaccagaatgaatattgtctcggtgtgtaacttcgccaagaccatgtcggactctgtaggtttttctggccccctccccaatctgaccagcgatgacatgtttagtcgcatgctctcgctccgccgctggttgtctcagtggtgttcagaaaacgacgtggactttattgacaactgggagacattctggggaaagcccggtctgattagaagggacggcattcatcccacccgggatggtgcagctcttatgtctagaaatctggccaatgttgttagacactccccctga